CATTCCAAGTTTTATTGTGATTCAAGATGGTAAAGAAGTGGGACGTTTAGTAAATAAAAATCGTAAAACAAAAGAAGATATCGCAAAATTTTTAAAAAGCATTGGTTGATCCATTTATTTTAAATGATTAGGTAGTCTCATTGCAATTATCTTTAATGATATGAAATATTTATTTATAACAAGATAAACAATTCTATAATCGAATTGTTAAGGTGATTATGCGATTTAAACACCTAACAATTCGATTTATTTATATCACTGGTTTGTTGTTTTGTTGAATAGTTTAGTTTTGGTATTTTTATGATTTAAACAGAGTAAAAGATAACATGATTAACTTTTTTATAAAAATGTTATTATTATTTGATTGGAAAATTACTAGACATTCTAATCATCTGTTCTATTTTTTAAGTATCTTTATGATCATTCATTTATCACTGGGAACTTTCATTTAAATACTTGCATTTTATTTTCTATTTTTTAACATTCAAAGTATAATTTGTAGTTAATAGAACGAAGTGAAGGGATTAATAGAAAAGGAGACGGTGAATAGATGGAAAAGCAAGTTTATAAGAATGTTTTGGTTGGTGTAGATGGTAGTGAACAAAGTGACCAGGCGTATAAAAAAGCACTGGAAGTTGCACGTAGAAATGATGCTCACTTGGTCGTTGTTCATATTGTTGAGGAAAGTGGACTTTCCACAATGGGTTATCCAACAATCACTGAAAATTCGATAGACCAAGAATCAGAAGACTCAAAAGAATTACTAAGGAAATGTGAAAAGTATGCCAAGGATGTAAAATTTAGTAATATAGAAACGATTTTGGTGTATGGTTCACCAAAAAGATCCTTAGCTGTAGAATTACCGTCAAAATATGACATTGATGTCATTGCTATTGGCCAGTCAGGAATTAACAATACAGTCGAACGTTTAACTTTAGGTGGTGTAAGTAGTTACGTGATTCGTCAGGCTCCCTGCGATGTTTTAATAGTGCACTCTGATTCTAATGGTTAACTCAACGAGTTAAATCACTTTAAAAGCAACTTTCTAGTTGAAAGGTAATTTTATTACACTAGAACTAGTGAGGTTGCTTTTTTGTAGTGGTTATTCGTTGAAAAAATAGCATGCAGAAAGCAATTTTTTTTGTTAATATAAAACAGAATAGATCAAGAATTTAAGCATAGGAAGGAATAAAATAAATGATTACAATATATAACAAAGAAAATATTGGTGATGTTTTACTAATAATTATTGAAAATGATGAAGGAAAAGAAAATAAAATTGAGCGAAAAGAAAACGTTACACAAATTAGTTTAATGGAAGAACCAGAGAAGGTTGTTGCTTGGAACATTTTTAATGTTTCAGAGATTTTAGGAGAAATCAAAGGTCAAGGCCAGGTTTTTCTGTCTGATACCCAGATTGATAAACTTAATCAAGTACTTCAGACATCTGGATTTACTGACAAATTGATAAATGATCAAGAACCAAAATTTGTTGTCGGTTATGTTAAAACATGTGAAAAACTGCCAAATTCAGATCACCTATCGATTACACAGACAGAAGTTGATCATGGAGAAGTTTTACAAATCATTTGTGGTGCACCAAATATACAAGCCGGACAAAAAGTAATAGTGGCAAAATCAGGTGCAATGATGCCGGATGGACAAATTATTTGGCCAGGTGCATTGCGTGGCGTAGAAAGCTTTGGAATGATCTGTTCTGCAAACGAACTAGGACTCAAAAATGCACCATCGAAAAAAGGTATAATGGTTCTTTCAGATGATGCAAAAATTGGTGAACCATATAATATTGATTCACAAAGTTAAATCTTATTAGAATTTAAATTATTTTGTAATAGATAAAAACTGTTGCACTTCCTTTAACTAATAATGAATGACATACATAACACTAATTGAGAACAATTAAAATTTTTAAAAGGATATTCCTAATAGATTTAATAGGTGAACAGAATAATAATGCACGTATGTATATTTAATTTTTTTTGGCATGCTCTTTATTTTGTTTTAGATGGGTTGTTATGTAAAATAGATGAGTAGCACTTATTGTTATTAAATATTATTTAATAACAATAAGTGCTACTCATCTATTTTAAAGTCAATGCTTATTATTGCTTTAATTATTTTTGTTCTGTTGCCTTTCCATGAGTAGGTTTCGAATATCTTCCAAATAGCCTTCGCTTTTTGTATCTGATACACTTTCTGGTGGTGGTTGAATCTGTTGTTTTCTTATTTTATTTGCCAGTTTTACTACGATAAATAAAACAAAAGCAGTAATTAAAAAGGTAACAACAGCACTGATAACATCACCAATTCTAAATTGAACACCTTCAACTGAAAATACCATAGAACCAAATGCTTGGTCTGCATTTTTTTTATGTGTAATAAGTACAAAAATCAAACTAATTAATGGCGTAATCAAACCATCTACAACCCTAGTAACAATGGCAGTAAAAGCACTACCCATAACTACACCAATAGCTAGGTTCAAGACACTACCTTGCATAATAAATTGTTTAAATTCTTTTAGCATTTCTCAACCTCCTTTATTTTAGTATATCGAAAGATAAATAAATTTTAAAATGAAAGCTGTCGTAATAGAAAGAAAATTAGGAAACTATGTTATAATGAACAGGAAGAGATCAAAAGAATAATTGGAGCTAACGATCAGAGCAGCAATCACTTTTAAGCTTCATTAAATAAAAAGATAGGGAGTGAGTATTACGTGACTATTGAATTAGCAAAAGGTGTAAATTTACAGGTAGTCCCCACAAAAAAATATAAAACACTACATATCCTTATTCGCTCTGTTACTCGATTATGCAAAAAAACAATTACAAAGCGTACATTACTATCAAGCTTACTCGAAACAAATAGCTTACACTATCCTGATCAGGTAAAAATAAGTGAAAAGATTGCAGAATTATACGGTGCGAATTTTAGTATCTATACGTCTAAAAAAGGCAATCATCATTGGCTCAACGTATCAATGACAATTCCCAATGGACGTTACTTAATGAATGATAATCAAATTTTTGCTGATTCGGTAGATTTTCTAAAAGAAATTCTTTTTTTCCCAAATATTGTAAATCAAGCTTTCGAACAAGAAACATTTCAGCGAGAAAAGAAAAACTTAGCTGCTTATTTTAAAAGTGTTAACGAGGATAAGCAAGTTCATGCGGCTCTTGCACTTCAACAGCTTTACTTTGATCAATCGGCTAGTCAACAAATTCCGAGCTTTGGAACTTTAGAAGACTTAGAAATGGAAACAGCAGAAAGTATGGCTAAATACTATTCTCAGTTAATAATGAATGATCCAATTGAAATTTTTATAACAGGAGATGTAACTGAAGACCAAGCTGTATCGCTTTTTAAGGATTTGCCATTTGAAGATAGAAAAACGGAGAATAATGATATTTTCTATTATCAGTCTGATAATAATTTAATCAAAGAACGTTCTGAGCAAGAAGTATTGGCCCAATCTAAATTGAATCTAGGCTATCATACGGGTATCTATTACGGCAGTGAATTCTATTTCGCCCTTCAGGTATTTAATGGTATTTTTGGTGGCTTTCCACATTCTAAGTTATTTATGAATGTTCGTGAAAAAGAAAACTTGGCTTATTATGTTTCTAGTTCTATTGATACTTTTCGTGGTTATTTGACAATTCAAACAGGTATTGATCGAAACAATCGTGAGAAAGTTTTACATTTAATTGCTGAAGAATTGGAAAATATTCGGTTAGGTAAAATCAGTCCACTAGAGATGGAACAAACAAAGGCTATGCTTAAAAACCAATATTTATCATCGCTTGATAATGTACAAGCTATTTTTGAAAATAATTATTTAAAAAAATTATTTACCAACTATTTATCAATAGATGAACAAATTCGTAGAATGGAAGCAGTAACGATTGAAGAAATTCAAAAGGTTGCTTCACTTATTCAATTGCAAGCCATTTTCTTCTTGGAAGGAGTTGAGGAAGATGCATAAATTGACGTATGAACAAATCAATGAAACAGTATATACAGAGGTTTTGGAAAATGGATTGACCGTTTATTTGATTCCTAAACAAGATTTTCATAAAACCTATGCCTTATTTACTACAAACTATGGTTCTATTGATAATGATTTTACTCCTTTAAATAAATCCGAATTTATCAAAGTACCAGACGGCATTGCACATTTTCTTGAGCATAAAATGTTTGAAAAAGAAGAAGGAGATGTTTTTCAGAAATTTGGTAGTCAGGGAGCATCTGCCAATGCTTTTACCAGTTCTACAAAAACAAGCTACCTATTTTCAACAACAGACCAAGTAAAACTTAATTTGACCACATTGCTTGATTTTGTGCAGTCTCCTTATTTTACAAAAGAAACGGTTGAAAAGGAAAAGGGAATTATTGGACAAGAAATACAAATGTATCAAGATGATCCAGATTGGCGCTTATTTTTTGGGATGATTGAAAATTTGTATCCAAATCATCCCCTCCATATTGATATTGCTGGCACTATTGAAAGTATTAGAGAGATTACTGCAGAAGATTTATATACTTGCTATAATACATTTTATCATCCAAGCAATATGAAACTTGTCGTCGTTGGCAATATCGATCCAGATGGTTTAATGGCATTAATTTATGAAAATCAGGCAACAAAGCCATTTGCTCGCTCTATGCCGATAAAACGTCATTTCCCTAAGGATAGCATCTCTGACATTATTCAAGAAAGGCAAGTAACTTTGCCTGTAGTTCGGCCAAAAGTGTTGCTTGGTATTAAAGGAATAGATAAAGAGGTTCCAAAAGAAAGCCGAGCAAAAATGAAATATCAACTAATGATTGAGCTGCTTTTGCAACTCTTATTAGGAAATACTTCAAAAAATTATTTAGCTTTATATGACCAAGGTCTGCTTGATGATAGTTTTAGCTATGAGTTTAACTTAGATCGTGGCTTTCATTTTGCTGTTGTCGGTGGCGATAGTGATTATCCAGAAAAACTGGCACAAAGAATGGAAGAAATTCTACTTCAAGCTGCTAATAGTCCAGAGATAACTGAAACTAATCTTATGCTAGTAAAACGAAAAATGATTGGAAAATATCTGCAATCATTGAATTCATTAGAGTATATTGCTAATCAATTTTCACAATTTATTCTAGATGATAAAATTCTTTTTGACAAAATAGCCATTATTGAAAGTATTCAATTACAAGATATTCTAATAACAACTAAATTTTTTCAAAAAGATAGATTGAGTCGCTTTTATATCTATCCTAAAAAAGAGGCATAAAGAATAGAATTATATTTATTTCAAATCATTAAAAATTGAATAAATGCTCATTAAGCAGTTATGACTTAGTTAAATAATTATAAATTTATCAAGATTCATTTAAATTAAAAAACTAGTACTGGTATTTTCCTTTTATTTTTAATAAACTAAGGATTAAAGTTGAACGAATTTGTTAATCACTTTTATTTTGTTGTTTTTAAAAAATATAGGTTGTATCATTTATTTTGATAAATTCTATCATAATTGATGTATAGGTACTTCAATTTACTTTTTAATAAATTAAATTTAGAAAGACTGGAGAAGATGGACGAGTGATCAGTGTAAATATTGGAGAAATACTTAAAGAAAAAAGATTGCAAAAAAACATCACACTTGATGAATTGCAACAAATCACCAAAATACAAAAACGTTATTTAATAGCAATCGAGGAAAATGATTTTAATATCATACCAGGTAAATTTTATGTTCGAGCATTCATTCGTCAGTATGCTGAGGCGATAGAGATGAATGGAGAGGAACTTGTCGATATTTATGATGGCAAAAAAACACAACTAGAAAAGCAGGAATCAAAAGAAACCTACCAACCTTTAGACGAGTCTAGGATTCAACATCATGAGAAAGAACAACCAAATAGTTGGTTATTGCGAAATCTACCAGCTGTTACTTTCTCTTTAATTGGTGCAGCAATCCTAATTATAGTTCTTTATGTTACTTGGCAAGATCATCAAAATGATTCTATTATCCAGACAACATCAAGCATCAATGTGAATGACAGTGCAAGTGCTTCAATTGCTAAAAGTAAAAGCCGGGAAAAAGCAGCTGCCTCTTCAACAAGCTCAAGCGCAAGTACGAGTTCTAGTAAAGAACAAAAAACAAAAATAGAAACAACAAATGAAACAAATAGATCGATGAATGTCAATGTGACAAATACTACTTCACCAGTAAAGGTAGAATTTAGTGGAAAAAGTGGTCCTTGTTGGGTAGGCATAATGGTTAATGGCGCCTATGTTTATCAACACACCTTACAAAGTAATGAGAAACAGGCAACTGAACTACCAGCTTCGGCATCTAATGCAACGATTGTTTTAGGCGCTTCAAATAATGTGAATGTTCATCTAAATGATCAAGAAATATCGATTGCACAAACACCTGTTTTGGTCCAAAAAAATATTATTGCTACAATTGCTTATAAAAATTAAAAAAATGAAAAGCATGGGTAAAGAAATACTCATGTTTTTCATTTTTTTAGTAGTGACAGTTCGTTTAAGATAACGTAAAATAGACAAAAAAGAGGGAGGTAAAAAATTGAATTTACCGAATAAACTAACTGTACTTCGAATTTGCCTAATTCCAGTATTTATTGTAACGATGAGCTTCTCAACATTCTTTGGAACCTTAACAGTTGGAAATACCACGATTGCTATAATGCAAATTATTAGTGCTCTTATTTTTGCAATTGCTAGTATTACAGATTGGCTAGATGGAAAGATCGCTCGTTCACGTGGTTTGATTACAAACTTTGGTAAATTTGCTGATCCATTAGCAGATAAAATGTTAGTTATGACTGCTTTTATTATGCTTGTTGGGCAGGGAAAAGTACCTGCATGGATCATTTCAATTATTGTTTGTCGTGAATTATCTGTAACAGGATTACGTTTACTTTTAGTAGAACATAGAGAAGTAATGGCGGCAGCCTGGCCTGGAAAGGTAAAAACAGCTACTCAAATGATTGCTATTATTTTGTTATTGATTAATAATATTCCTTTTTCCTTTATTTCTTTTCCTTTAGATCAAATCATGTTATATCTTTGTCTATTATTTACTATTTATTCTGGTGTTTATTATTTTGTTAAAAACGCTACTATATTTAAAGGATCTATGTAGTTTTTAATGGATCAACTGACTAAAAAATATAGACCAATAATGGTAGCTGAGTAGCTGAATAGATAAAGAATTCATCTTTTTTATATTTTGTTGTGTATATTGATAGAGACAGGGTGATGGTAAAGGTTATTGGTATGGATTGTTTTCCTTTTTATTATTAGTAAGTCGTTAAAACGATTATAATAAAAATAAAGAATAAATAAAGCAAAAAGGTGGGTGACCAGATTGGCTAAAGAATTTTCGTATGAAATATTAGAAGAGATTACAGTTCTATCAGAAAACGCCAAGGGTTGGCGTAAAGAATTAAATTTGATTAGTTGGAATGAACGTCCACCAAAATTTGATATTAGAGATTGGGCATCAAATCATGAAAAGATGGGTAAGGGAATCACATTAACAAATGAAGAATTTGACGAATTATCTAAAGTGATTAAAACCATGTAAACCATGCAGCCCTGTCAATAGTTAATTATTTCGGTGACTCTTTAAACTTAGGAAATTAGTATTATTTTTATAAGTAGATATAAAATTTTCAATTGAGAAATAATTTGTTAATTAAAATAAAAAATGTTGTTATTCTTGTTAAATTAAATAGAAAAAAGAGGTATTTGGCAAATGGATTATTATGATGTAACTTTTCAAGAGTTAAGTGGTCGAACAATTATTAAAAGAGGGGTAGCTTCAAATAAAGACACCTATTCTGTTTGGCAAGATGCGTGTGATGCTTACGATGAAAATGAATTAAGAGTTGCTGTTAATACAGATGTTTTTGTGGTTATGAATAGAAGATATATCGTTCGTATTGATATACAAAAAATTGATAGTCCAACAGAAAAACAAATAAAGAGACATGATGAGATCATGGGTGTTGTCACCACATTATCTAATATGGGATTTTAAGTGTTCATATAAAAATTATTTTAGTCATTGGCAATTTTGATTTCTAGAAATCAAAATTGCTTTTTCATTGGGTTAAATGAAAAAATGAAAAAATTTTTTAGAATAAAAAATAGGCGGATTGGATTTTTAATAGATGAGCTATTTCTTCTATGATTTAAACGGATTTATACGAAAAAAACTTGCTATTCAGGTGAAATTATACTATAATGGCAAAGGTACGATTTACAAGATGCGTAAAAAGTACTGGTAAATCAAGTAATTGATTTATCGGCGATGAAACGAGAGGTTGCGACACGCCTGGACGCTTTGCCACGAGCAAGTGTGTTGGAAATTTTCGGTGAGCCATGTCTACTTTCAAAATAGGCGAAGGAGGGAAATAAAGATGGCAAAACAAAAGATTCGTATTCGTTTAAAAGCGTATGAACATCGTATTTTAGATCAATCTGCGGATAAAATTGTGGAAACAGCAAAGAGAACTGGAGCTAGTGTATCTGGTCCAATTCCTTTACCAACAGAACGTTCACTTTATACAGTTATACGTGGACCACATGTACACAAAGACGCACGTGATCAGTTTGAAATACGTACACATAAACGTCTAATCGACATTGTGAACCCAACACCAAAAACAGTTGATGCTTTGATGAAGCTTGACTTACCATCTGGTGTAAATATTGAAATTAAATTATAAAATTAAGATGATGGAGGTGTACTCATGACCAAAGGAATCTTAGGGAAAAAAGTGGGAATGACTCAAATCTTCACTGAATCTGGTGAATTAATTCCAGTAACTGTTGTTGAAGCTACTCCAAATGTAGTATTACAGTTAAAAACAATGGAATCAGACGGCTATGAAGCAATTCAAGTCGGTTACCAAGATATGCGTGAGATTTTATCAAACAAACCTGCG
The genomic region above belongs to Melissococcus plutonius ATCC 35311 and contains:
- a CDS encoding universal stress protein: MEKQVYKNVLVGVDGSEQSDQAYKKALEVARRNDAHLVVVHIVEESGLSTMGYPTITENSIDQESEDSKELLRKCEKYAKDVKFSNIETILVYGSPKRSLAVELPSKYDIDVIAIGQSGINNTVERLTLGGVSSYVIRQAPCDVLIVHSDSNG
- the ytpR gene encoding YtpR family tRNA-binding protein translates to MITIYNKENIGDVLLIIIENDEGKENKIERKENVTQISLMEEPEKVVAWNIFNVSEILGEIKGQGQVFLSDTQIDKLNQVLQTSGFTDKLINDQEPKFVVGYVKTCEKLPNSDHLSITQTEVDHGEVLQIICGAPNIQAGQKVIVAKSGAMMPDGQIIWPGALRGVESFGMICSANELGLKNAPSKKGIMVLSDDAKIGEPYNIDSQS
- the mscL gene encoding large conductance mechanosensitive channel protein MscL, whose protein sequence is MLKEFKQFIMQGSVLNLAIGVVMGSAFTAIVTRVVDGLITPLISLIFVLITHKKNADQAFGSMVFSVEGVQFRIGDVISAVVTFLITAFVLFIVVKLANKIRKQQIQPPPESVSDTKSEGYLEDIRNLLMERQQNKNN
- the yfmF gene encoding EF-P 5-aminopentanol modification-associated protein YfmF, with product MTIELAKGVNLQVVPTKKYKTLHILIRSVTRLCKKTITKRTLLSSLLETNSLHYPDQVKISEKIAELYGANFSIYTSKKGNHHWLNVSMTIPNGRYLMNDNQIFADSVDFLKEILFFPNIVNQAFEQETFQREKKNLAAYFKSVNEDKQVHAALALQQLYFDQSASQQIPSFGTLEDLEMETAESMAKYYSQLIMNDPIEIFITGDVTEDQAVSLFKDLPFEDRKTENNDIFYYQSDNNLIKERSEQEVLAQSKLNLGYHTGIYYGSEFYFALQVFNGIFGGFPHSKLFMNVREKENLAYYVSSSIDTFRGYLTIQTGIDRNNREKVLHLIAEELENIRLGKISPLEMEQTKAMLKNQYLSSLDNVQAIFENNYLKKLFTNYLSIDEQIRRMEAVTIEEIQKVASLIQLQAIFFLEGVEEDA
- the yfmH gene encoding EF-P 5-aminopentanol modification-associated protein YfmH; translated protein: MHKLTYEQINETVYTEVLENGLTVYLIPKQDFHKTYALFTTNYGSIDNDFTPLNKSEFIKVPDGIAHFLEHKMFEKEEGDVFQKFGSQGASANAFTSSTKTSYLFSTTDQVKLNLTTLLDFVQSPYFTKETVEKEKGIIGQEIQMYQDDPDWRLFFGMIENLYPNHPLHIDIAGTIESIREITAEDLYTCYNTFYHPSNMKLVVVGNIDPDGLMALIYENQATKPFARSMPIKRHFPKDSISDIIQERQVTLPVVRPKVLLGIKGIDKEVPKESRAKMKYQLMIELLLQLLLGNTSKNYLALYDQGLLDDSFSYEFNLDRGFHFAVVGGDSDYPEKLAQRMEEILLQAANSPEITETNLMLVKRKMIGKYLQSLNSLEYIANQFSQFILDDKILFDKIAIIESIQLQDILITTKFFQKDRLSRFYIYPKKEA
- a CDS encoding helix-turn-helix domain-containing protein; this encodes MISVNIGEILKEKRLQKNITLDELQQITKIQKRYLIAIEENDFNIIPGKFYVRAFIRQYAEAIEMNGEELVDIYDGKKTQLEKQESKETYQPLDESRIQHHEKEQPNSWLLRNLPAVTFSLIGAAILIIVLYVTWQDHQNDSIIQTTSSINVNDSASASIAKSKSREKAAASSTSSSASTSSSKEQKTKIETTNETNRSMNVNVTNTTSPVKVEFSGKSGPCWVGIMVNGAYVYQHTLQSNEKQATELPASASNATIVLGASNNVNVHLNDQEISIAQTPVLVQKNIIATIAYKN
- the pgsA gene encoding CDP-diacylglycerol--glycerol-3-phosphate 3-phosphatidyltransferase; amino-acid sequence: MNLPNKLTVLRICLIPVFIVTMSFSTFFGTLTVGNTTIAIMQIISALIFAIASITDWLDGKIARSRGLITNFGKFADPLADKMLVMTAFIMLVGQGKVPAWIISIIVCRELSVTGLRLLLVEHREVMAAAWPGKVKTATQMIAIILLLINNIPFSFISFPLDQIMLYLCLLFTIYSGVYYFVKNATIFKGSM
- a CDS encoding YdbC family protein is translated as MAKEFSYEILEEITVLSENAKGWRKELNLISWNERPPKFDIRDWASNHEKMGKGITLTNEEFDELSKVIKTM
- the rpsJ gene encoding 30S ribosomal protein S10; the protein is MAKQKIRIRLKAYEHRILDQSADKIVETAKRTGASVSGPIPLPTERSLYTVIRGPHVHKDARDQFEIRTHKRLIDIVNPTPKTVDALMKLDLPSGVNIEIKL